The following is a genomic window from Aphis gossypii isolate Hap1 chromosome X, ASM2018417v2, whole genome shotgun sequence.
ttacacattaaattatcaaatatataataacttattccGTGCTATTTGGAAGGAAATATACGGTAAGTTTTACTGCTAGTTAAATTTTCCCTTTCTTTTCCTCtctatatattgaatatatacaaattgtatacacattaatatttaatattcttatattataagatattatgtacagaTCCAGCGCGACGATAGTGGCGCgaagctaagtaaaaaaaaaaatagcggAGTAGCCACTAACGTATAATAACAGGACACCGAgttttaacattgaaaaatcGTCCTAATTTATGTCAATTCTTTGCCAAGCTCTACAGGGCAAACGGCTGAACATATAAACTAGTATAAGGTATCAATCGATCAGAAATATTGTGCAGGTGGGAACAGAGGAATTCGCTAGCAGATTGGTTAGATAGTTTGTAAGTTATAAgcaaaaatgttaagtactTTTAAGACCGATTTTGCGTACGGAACAGTGGGGACGGATGAGCGGTGGGTCGAGGAACgaaaatatcgtaaatatCCCCCGACCCGCCGCTTATCCATTCCCAATACTCTCATCGCGGCGGTGGCGGCAGCGACGATATACTACGACGGTACTCGGAAAAAAAAGccacggaaaaaaaatacgGTAAAAAAAGCCCCGtcataggaaaaaaaaaccctataccatattatgatttatacaattaattataatcataatatccataaccattttttttttttttttttttaatgtaaaaatgtaaataagatgaatacatattattaaaataaatataaatataaattaattatatcacagttaaaaatacattattaattgtagtttgttgtttgtttatattttaaaaaatgtttaaaggtaaaaaatttAGTAGCATTGCTTTCTAATGTTGTGGCTAACAGTCATAAGAAAatctaatatacttatatcattatttttgatttgcatgcatacattttttaagcgGTTTtcggttaatttttttgtaccaaGTTTTGTACTACCATAATCTCCTACATTACTTAACGCCAATTTTGCTTGGTCTGCCGCAACTTCCATTTTCATTTTACCTAACCTACCATACCCAGATAGtgtctacaataaaatataatactttcatcatttataagataaagtcaaatgacaataaattacctactttTACTGCTGTACCCACGGTCTTAGAAGATATCTTCTAAGACCGTGGCTGTACCTATGCTTTAATCTTTTATATTccgaatgtatatttatacctatatagtgtaaaatattatataataatatagataggtatattgtttaaaaatttaaaattataaaatgtacactattataaaaaagtaatatgtatttcgTAGGTACGGGGCTTTTTTTTCCTATGACGGGGCTTTTTTtaccgtattttttttctggggCTTTTTTTTCCGGGGCTTTTTTTTCCTAGATTCACTACGACAACGCACGGACGATATTATTACTCTATAGTCTATGGTGACAACTGACAATTGCAAAAACAAACCGTTTCGTGACTATTAGTTGCAACTATAATTAGGTCGATGGTCAGTCATATATTCTAAATTCTGTGATTTTCCATCATGGTCCATTTATGTCTCAAGCCCATTATACGTCAATTATTAGACACAATAAGAAATGGATTAGATGCAACGATATATCAACAAGTATTGAACGCTGGCCTCGAGGTGGAAAAGATgtctacattataattatggcAAAAAAAATAGTCAGGAGGCCAGCGGTTAttaacgattattattgttattattattattgttatagaaaACTAGATAATTAACAcatcaacattaaaaatagttgataTCACAAGAAAAACACTTCGTTATAACACCGTGTAAGAAAAagctaagttaaaaaaaaatgttaaaatgattaaatctttaaaagacgtgatataatatggaaataaagtaaaatgccattttataatattacaaatacctaTGATGACAAATAAGatcaattataatgttaaatacttagtcaacatattatgtttaactatTTGGCAGGACGTAgaagtatacttaaattaatacaattaagtacctaaccactacattatattttacagtaattaataatgtatcaacAATATGTTGACTAAGTATTTAACATTACAATTGATCTTATAATTGTCATCAtaggtatttgtaatattataaaatggcattttacttaatttccatattatatcacgtcttttaaagatttaatcattactaaattttttttttttaacttagctTTTTTATTACACGGAGTTATAACGAAGTGTTTTTGGTGCGATTACTATTACAAGGTATAAAGTATTTGGCGTTACAATGTTAAACTGACCATTTGATTCGTTATAGAAACATATGTGAaggcaatatatatattatatatgtatatatagagagagagaCCTAACCCacgttttgtaaaaaattgtgtagAATAATGTTAGGGGTtgctgtgttttttttttgttcgtttcACGTTCAACTCTGAGAATAATAGAGACTATACAGTTTAAtgctgtatatatatgtatatcatacaaAAGAGAATGTCTTTATTCAAAGACACGTCTTGCAGATGTTCAACTGCTTTCACTATAACGATTTCAAATGGTCCGTTTAACATTGTACTGCCAAATACTTTATACCTTGTAATAGTaatctgtacataatattttataatataagaatattaaatattaatattttaatattatttaaaagaatgagatacatattgtaatatgtaataaaaaatgaccatattattcataattgtataataaacgtgttttaaattatttaccatagtatcgatattaatgtatttttcagaGAGTCACGGATTTCATATAAAGGAACCACAGGTTTCCGACCCCTGTAACATACACTACTATGTGTATGCAGTTATTTCTTTCCTGCGTGAATATGGGCTACAGCTGCCACCAACACCGTTCGATAAACACAATGGTTCATACACACTctctctcacacacacacacacacatatatatatatatatatacatacacgttatattatatacctactccgTGGTCGTGAGTATGAAAAGAGGGTGtgcagataaataaatataatatatagcgattctttatttgattttcaatgttGGTCAATCGATCGGATGGATATActcgaaaaaaaaacccggcatatgagtatatatattatattatgttctcgGATTTTATAGcactaaaaattactaaaatatgcgCTATAATACGCCCtgaaaacatgaaaaatagcaaaaataaaaatatattctgttcacaaattaaaaaactaatatttttaaattaatgcattaaaaaaataaaataaaaaaattgtaaacaataaaaaatgtatattataaatatatttttttttaaatattaatattacttgaaTTTGTTGAttcacttaattataaaataaaaacgcttTTTCGAATATGGcaactattcaaaattatctggagataataatacaattcaagtaattattatttattaattaaatagtatgccaaattattttatctgagTTACACTGAATgaccaaatgtttattaagataaaaaactaacttttctatttttcatagtttcataccatataatataaattagatttataaaaatacgacataaaagttatattaatatacctacctagcaGATCAGCCGAAaatgacacaaaaaaaaaaaatagcactaAAAGCTAAAAATCCATGTGAGAAAAATagcaaaatcaaatttcatgTTTGGAGTCTCTGGTgcacaaaacaaatttacaattaatttcttttgaaACATTGCTGTAAAGGTACCTACGCGAATTTtacgtacataataaattatattattatagttatcatttaatacattcattaacaTATAGTTTATGTATTTTCGGGTGTACGTCTGAATTAGGATTTTACGGAGAACAAAttgaaatctattaaaaaaaaataagcagtAATAACAATGTAAGTATAGCAGTGTAGaagaaaatatagaaaatcaaAAGTAATAGCAGACATAATATCGTAAGTTTTGATATGCACAGTGCGACCTGGCGGAGTgacatattatcattactgACGGTCGAcgcgcgacgacgacgaccgtCGGTACGCTTCGATGCAGTATACTCAGAGATTTTAAATCTCTGTGCGCACACTGTACCGACTACAACTTACTGAGTACAGTCGTGTCGAAATACGGGACGGTGGTAAATGGTTTTGGGGAAGAATTGACGTGATGCTGAACTCCTTGATCGACCACGTCGTCGACGCGGTATGTGTTTCCGGCTTGCCGCCACTCGTGGTATCAGACGCGCACTTTGGTTGCGGTACCGCTGGTATCTAGGCGTCGTCGGCGTCGTCTCCACACAGTCCATACGTCAGTAGTTAGTACATTCAGTACAAACAGCTGCAAGTCATCGACGACGCCGTTCCgagtgtgtgtgagtgtgtttTTTGTTCCCACTCTCTAGTATATTTTGTGCTGTTTAATATCCGCGTTCGCTCCGAGTGATTGCCGTTTCATTGATGAATATCGCTCTCGTGCCTACAAATTACAATCGTCGTTCACTCGTTCGTCACTGATAGCCGTCGTTCAGCGATTCGTTCATTCGCGTATTTCGATACGCCTAGTCAATAGTCATTAACAGGCTCCAACGAAATAACAGTAAAGTTTGACCTGGTGcacgtcgtcgttgtcgtcgtcatTTTTGCTATATTgtgtcatttttaatatagtataaaacaaaaatgggtatgaattaaacgttttaaatgtatattaattgttgaatACCTAATGCTTTCTtttgatatttcattaattataaacaatatgtcACTAAATGtcacttgaaaaaatatagctaaaataggtaactttttttttttttatagatacgaCGGATCTTTGTTTCATTTGTGATacagaattaaattataataatcgtgtACAGTTAACTACCACTCATGCAAAACTGAGTAATAAATCATTACCAGAAATTTTTGCCGGTGTTTTAGGAGAAGAATATTTTGTGGTTATTCTTAACGAAAATGATTACGCGTGTAAAAATTGTGCATCACTGTTGAACCGAGTTGAACAATTGGAAAGAGATTTGAAACTTGTTAAAAACGCAGTGTTAACAATCGTAAAAAAGAAGCATGGATTATTAATTCCTGATAAAGATGATcaggtatttatattactacaaATACCTAATCTATCTGCGCttttatgaaatacatttttgtttatctttAACTTAGGTTGTGAAAGTAGACAAGAAAGATTTGAGTGATGAAAGTCCTCCTCCAAAAGTATCAAATCCTTTGAAACTAAATGAACCTCCTAACATccttattaatgatattaaccgaggaattgaatttttacatataCGACATAAACCACAACAAGTACTTACACCACAACAAGTACAGATTCCGCAACAAGTACAGATTCCACAACAAGTACCAATGCCAACTCATTCAAATGCAATACAACCTGGAGAATCCATTATTAGTGAAAATGCTACTAGAATATTAACTCCGGtaagaattagaaaaaatgtacttttgctatatatttaatctgcggtcgataaatatttttgttgtatttatatatttttattttgttttatttaaaatatttttgtttatctttaatttaggTTGTGAAAGTAGACAAGAAGATTTGAATGATGAAAGACCTCCAAAAGTATCAACTCCtttgaaactaaataaatCTCCTAACattcttattaataatgttaaaagaaaaattgaatttgcaCATGTACGACATAAACCACAACAAGTACCTATGCTAGAACAAGTACCTACACCACAACAAGTACCGATGCCAACTCATTCAAATGCAATACAACCTGGAGAATCCATTAGTGAAAATGCTACTAGAATATTAACTCCGGTAAGAAtcagaaaaaatgtaattttgctatatatttaatctgcggtcgataaatatttttgtagtatttatatatttttattttgttttgtttgttatatttttctatgaacACTGATAAGTGGGCCTGTAATTgcatttatgcatttttactaAATGGGCCAAGAAATTTCTGAATCAGCTATatctaaatttgataaattattaccaatacaaatcaaaatacaatattttggtataagtaaaaataattacttaaattgaatttttttatttatctttaatttaaaaaaaatatacatatatatattttcatttaatcatttttataatttttttgttcaattttcaaatgtatttaaaaataatatttattttactaccatcaacaaaattgaaataaaatttgtagtattaaattatttttttaattatgtttataaattataaaaaatgtaaatacatatagcAGTGTTTTTAAGTGTACAAGGCTATgcatattttggtaatttttagaGCATTAACTCTCAGACCCTTCTTATAAGCTTTCATTACTACCTATGCAGTTTTTCTATGAAAcaatatatctttattatgtataatatagtatattgcaATTATAAGTGTGCTGGATAACACCCCTATGATTTTTTCCATTAAGCGCTTGGCGCTCAATGTCTACATTACATTACCCATATAttaactgtaataaatatatctaaattacttgtcaattttaattttaactttttatagacTTAAAAAATTGGGAGGAAGCAATGCGAAAGCGGTTCCCTCCCGGTCGTCGatttacccccccccccccccaaaaaaaaaaaattaaaatactgtaaGAGTCGACAAGTGAACAAAATTAATGatcttatctttaattttgatattaggCAAATATAATAGCGCTcattcactataatatttaagctaaacataaaattacttctactgtttgaaaatttaccATGTTGGATATTTATAAGACtgagacaatataatatgcttgtgTAGTGTTCTTTTAAAGaacatgcattttatttaatctcatgtataaattataaaccgtgttaagattaaatttaatttaggtacGGCAAAAGAAAATGCAGCTTTATAGATGTCAGGAATGTAACAATCGTTACTACAACGGAGACCAATATGTTCAACACATTCAAAGAGATCATAAAAAgtcaactttaaataatttggtgAGTGAACAATTTGAAGacctaacaaattattatatatttatttattgattttatttttaggaaaaaCAAGAAGAATAGAATATTGTACTAGAATGGTCCAAGTACTTCGAacttcttaaaatttattcctaagtttaaatttcaaataaatggtGTTGATGAAAACAccgaacatttttaaatcctcCTAATGCAAAggaatttactaattaattttaaaatttatttaattctttgatattattaatcaattagttTGTAATTGTAGCAGTCACttgataattcaaaattcaagggaccaaattaaaaattcgatttttagagagataaattttttgttataaaaagtaattttgtttctcattaattaataagttatttttgaagacataaaaactaatatttaatttataatcacgAATAGGTAAATTCATAGGCTTCTAAACATGCTTTAATCTAGCTTTaagtatcttattattttagcttaatcaaaaattgtgGTTactttatatcttatttacattttaaatattgtataaaatttaactttttaaaaaaataaaataatttataagtagtaagtaattataaatttgtatttatttataagttaatattcaattctGGTTCTTatcttttaattgtttttaaaacaagtcTTCTATGAGACatctaaatatacataaatctttttcatagttaaaaaaaattaataaataatttgcattgatattaaattaaattgatatagttcaatattcaataatatgtataactatataaagcaaaattaatttctttgatattttagattaggaaatattaattaatattaaactatggtaattattagtttttggtTAGCTTTTATAagctaatattttactactataTTTGTATCACTATtagtaagttttatattaattttaataattttaaaaatttttattaaaatgtaataaaagtatttatttaatttcattattagctatataaatattacaagttactatattttagtttcttcCTTACAccttaataaaacttattgctaataaaaacttgtttttattaatttgagcaataaaattcttatattaaaatgtgttactaatgtaaaaactaactaattataaaaattattataatatttatcttcaatagtaatattatgtttctttgTATGGTAGAATAATGTAAAAGTTGTGCTGGGTACCGTATACTGGTCTCTGTACACAAGAACAAATGTTCTATTGCAAACTTGATGTAATGTCAATGTATTATAGCAGGGGTCTCTAACTATGGCCCTCGAACAAATTTAAACCGGCCCTCGGCCCCCATAGAATGGTAAATATATGAGGagatatctaatattttaaaactaaaaattgtatgtgttatattattttatgttattgtatgtataaacttTTGGCCTGCCAAGagatgatgatattttttgtggcccttaaataaaaaagtttagagACCCCTGTACTgtagtattcaaaaaaatatattttgttaacgtCACGACGATGCTCTATCGGAAAGTAGTAAGGAGCGGAACCATTGTAGTACAGCATGGTTAGATTACATATCCATATATCTAATGATAAACTAAACTAACTTTTATATACAGtgatcataaattcataactcatattatatcacataatttacgattattatttattatgatcatattttgtatacatttttaacacactatgtattataatattattatatgattatatttataatttatataatatatacatcgtaTTGTAAAACCTATAGTAGCTGTGTCCTATatgaattagaaaaaataaataaatacttttgtaaTAGGTTGgacaaaattaatgtataattatctatatatatatatatatatatgtatttagtacTTGATAATACcctaaaacaacaaataaattgtgtattatgtTTTGCGAATTGTAATGATACTAATTttctgattatattattttcgttttggtTCTTTATTCCGTATACTTGAGACGAACACACAGAGTGTGTTCTGCGCCCATATGCGGAGTCTTGTATGGCCTCATACAGTACCATTCAACAACAAGATTAAAGATATCTTTAACCCTTTTAGTACCACAGGCATAGTTTAACTATATTACCTTCCAGGGctgaataaaatcaatatgttcaaaaattaaaattaaaactcttaataattaataaactaaatttcatTCTGATACTATTATGAAGCtgtttttttatcagttacatattttttaattatattttttttgatatcttTGTAATCttcataaaatttagtattttcttGCAGtgataccaatattatattggtatataatttaacaaagtaTGGAAGTCTCCTATttgttctaatttttatttgtacgatgatatacaattaatagacaaatatttttgtaaattatctcAAGTCCAAAACTAAAAAGACAAGAGTGACTACAGATATAGAGAGAGACATTTTAACAACTAAAATCCGTAACATTGAAGTCGAAGCAAACAATTATCTTGAATAAGTGTTTTTCATCTCATTGAAACTTATCACCGaggtttgtattaattttttatagtttaaattatattcaatacatagttagttttttaaaaatttctagtTTGATGACTAGTTTTTTGATTAGAGTCtatgtaattatgatattaggATATTATGATATGCTTGAAGTCTAGAACAaaactgaaaacaaaaaattgttatgatgtgaaaaaaaattcccaACTCACATCCTATAAAAACAGATCCtctcaaaatattatccttTCCACGATTTTACTATGTTTATACAACAGATCTACCATAGTACACATCACTATCCTTGCTTCTGTTCACATAAATGACCAAATAATcccaatgtataattaatgaagTACCTAAATCCCCTCCTCGGAAgtctgttataaataaaaaaaaataaaagtaatttatataaatttgtaaacaacaatttttttattaaatactaacaaaagaaaattaaaaggcATGATAAAAGACAAGAGACATTTTCCaataacaattacaaaaaaagatTGTTAGCACACTGTTAGAGCTCAAGAAGAACTGTCATTAGCCACTAATGACAAAAATACTAATGTTagagattattataaaaaaacaattgattaCTTTACTGAATTATTGAAAGAAGTACAGCcgcaaaagaaaaacaaactcACTGTAACCatcaattaaacatttaagtgtcattttaaacaaaaggTTATAccttatgattaaaatataccaaacaaaacaaaaacaactaaCCCTGGCTTCCATATACTTCACCTATGTTTAAGTCCAACATAAttcttcaaaaatttaaaatgcccTTGTGAGAATCTCATCTAACTAaccaattataacaatttatatgattattgtgaattaataatttattttaaatttacctcATTATTAAGCTTAGCTGAATTGGATTTCCcactatttacattttgaagTCTGTTTTTACAAGaatgtttcaatttattaaattattcaactacTACAATACTATACCATGCACTATGCAGTGTTCTTTTTTCGTAGATAATAATACcacataattgatttaatgatttatcaggaatctaaataaatgatttagaaaaacagaagagttaaataattaattttaatcatatttaaattactgattttttcatttattcaaaatctttCCCAAACTTATTGAATGCaaactcaaattatttttttttttaatttcaccaatttataattttgatatactcTGGTAAatcttcaaataaattatttgttcagtCATGTTTTGTATgcgataaaaatgtgtaataatttactgtaaaaaataaattttcttaaaataaaaatatagatgaattattaatacattcatcaacTTCTGCAAAATTGTTTGATGGTAACCAAACTAAAAGTGATTCTTGAAGCTCCGTACACTTCtctgtaattaataaacttctgacatttaataatcataagaaTATCAATATGGAAtgcataaaactataaaataactatattcatAGCAAAATGTACCCGAGTGTGGTAAAAGCTCTGGAATGACAGATTGGTATTTGGATCTCACTCTAACTTAAacgtctattaaaaaatataaataaataatagcaaaaattatatatttttaattatactagaaaacagtttttaaacatGGATAAATCCATAAAGCAAGAGGCCTAACAATTTCATGTTAActtgacattaaaaaaaataaaataaaataatcatgacAAATATTATCTCATTACAcagattaaaacaaaaacattatcaaagtttgataaaaaaaaatgtatacattttatatttgacaaCTACTAATTATGATTAGTCAGATAAACAAATGGAAAACGATTCCGAtagatctaaaataatttttataggcgTTTCcactatcaaaatatattaaatgtttaagttaatacttaaggctagtatatataatacaaaattcttcAGTTAATATTTcctgagttaaaaaaaaagtaacataataaactaatgaGTGGGACTGTCCGCAGACAAGTGATAATTGACTGCTATCTTAAAAACCgacaacaaaaaaacaacaaatgttAATTGGAAATTGGTGTAGCTTAGAACATTCATATACTCAACTACTAGCTGCATACTtgactttatttaatacatatattgttacattgtacaaataataaaatacacacaatTCAGGTAAAATCTGAAACAATGTTTACAATACAAATGGGAGTTCTTCAATTGTGGGGAGGTGTAGAGAGACAAAGTACATcttctttttaaaaagtattcataTGTATTCCTTTCAATTTTTCCTAAATCAAACACTGCTAATAAGTATACGCTTTTTACTATTTCCTCGAATAAAATCGTTCAAAtccggaatttttttttttaggatttgTAGAGCGTCGTCGCATGccttttttcatatattttaaatttttgttagcCATACTTCCTAAAAACATTAACGTATACTACGGCGCGACGGCGCGTGAACACAAAGTTAGTAATACAGAAAACACGAGCAAAATCCTACATTgataatcaaaatcaaaattcgttATCAAGAATCCAGAGCAAAACGTCAGTGGTCCGCTGAAACCATGATTAAAGATATCTTTAATCGATCTTTAATCGTGGCTGAAACTCTGAATGGACGTCACAAACTTGCAGTTCACTAGAGAtgttaaattgtttgtgtataatatactatgtac
Proteins encoded in this region:
- the LOC114122078 gene encoding uncharacterized protein LOC114122078, producing MDTTDLCFICDTELNYNNRVQLTTTHAKLSNKSLPEIFAGVLGEEYFVVILNENDYACKNCASLLNRVEQLERDLKLVKNAVLTIVKKKHGLLIPDKDDQVVKVDKKDLSDESPPPKVSNPLKLNEPPNILINDINRGIEFLHIRHKPQQVLTPQQVQIPQQVQIPQQVPMPTHSNAIQPGESIISENATRILTPVRQKKMQLYRCQECNNRYYNGDQYVQHIQRDHKKSTLNNLEKQEE